Proteins co-encoded in one Papaver somniferum cultivar HN1 chromosome 5, ASM357369v1, whole genome shotgun sequence genomic window:
- the LOC113280113 gene encoding uncharacterized protein LOC113280113 — MQLNCQFIHSVLSTDMEALQNLTVECDLDSKQGSDYGEKEVVEGNVLMLEWLAGWFLCVSVLAVVLLYLEVNCWLCCLYAHLNFMSRLNFVGGPMCWNTRTFSASAGGEAFCNGQTSHVSKTDRYMQRKFGFVIIIAM; from the exons ATGCAGCTGAATTGCCAGTTCATTCATAGTGTATTG AGTACTGATATGGAAGCGCTTCAAAATTTAACTGTTGAATGTGATTTGGATTCAAAACAG GGGTCTGATTATGGTGAGAAAGAAGTGGTGGAGGGGAATGTGTTAATGTTGGAGTGGTTGGCTGGCTGGTTCTTGTGTGTGTCTGTGTTGGCGGTGGTACTCTTGTACCTGGAGGTTAACTGCTGGTTGTGTTGTCTTTATGCGCATCTCAACTTCATGTCCAGGTTGAATTTTGTTGGAGGTCCTATGTGTTGGAATACCCGTACATTTTCTGCATCAGCCG GTGGCGAGGCCTTCTGTAATGGACAGACAAGCCATGTTAGCAAAACTGATCGG TATATGCAAAGAAAGTTTGGGTTTGTCATAATAattgcaatgtga